From Luteolibacter sp. Y139, one genomic window encodes:
- a CDS encoding ABC transporter ATP-binding protein yields MSVPISTGVVFQAQKLRKVYHTGELDVVALHGVDLEMSAGELVCLLGASGSGKSTLLNILGGLDVPTSGHLVYKGWPLDGADENILTSFRRNCVGFVFQFYNLIPSLTARENVALITDISADPMTPEDALEMVGLGKRMDHFPSQLSGGEQQRVAIARAIAKRPEVLLCDEPTGALDVTTGITVLEAVERINRELGTLTVVITHNAAMAEMADRVLHLSDGKIVSEERNAVRLPAKELKW; encoded by the coding sequence ATGAGCGTCCCGATTTCCACCGGTGTGGTGTTTCAAGCGCAGAAGTTGCGCAAGGTCTATCACACCGGTGAGCTCGATGTGGTCGCGCTCCATGGTGTGGATCTCGAAATGAGCGCGGGCGAGCTGGTCTGCTTGTTGGGCGCTTCCGGCAGCGGGAAATCGACGCTGCTCAATATCCTCGGCGGCCTCGATGTGCCCACCTCCGGTCACTTGGTCTACAAGGGCTGGCCGCTTGATGGCGCGGACGAGAACATCCTCACCTCCTTCCGCCGCAACTGCGTCGGCTTCGTCTTCCAATTCTACAATCTCATCCCGAGCCTCACCGCGCGGGAGAACGTGGCGCTCATCACCGATATCTCCGCCGACCCTATGACGCCGGAAGACGCGCTGGAAATGGTGGGCCTCGGCAAGCGGATGGACCACTTCCCGTCGCAGCTATCCGGTGGCGAGCAGCAGCGCGTCGCGATCGCGCGCGCCATCGCCAAGCGGCCGGAGGTCCTGCTCTGCGACGAGCCGACCGGCGCGCTCGACGTGACCACCGGCATCACGGTGTTAGAAGCGGTGGAGCGCATCAACCGCGAGCTCGGCACGCTGACCGTGGTGATCACGCACAATGCCGCGATGGCGGAAATGGCGGACCGGGTGCTGCATCTTTCCGACGGCAAGATCGTCAGCGAAGAGCGCAATGCGGTGAGGCTTCCGGCGAAGGAACTGAAGTGGTGA